A stretch of the Acyrthosiphon pisum isolate AL4f chromosome A2, pea_aphid_22Mar2018_4r6ur, whole genome shotgun sequence genome encodes the following:
- the LOC100158821 gene encoding phosphatidylinositol-glycan biosynthesis class X protein produces the protein MGLSMKTKIILFALYSLIFVTSVVSYYGFKGSQDSMHYLTIHSGNINLQVKNEGYHRVLHTTITADYETSNRKDCAVTLRYDFPADIYVDKYELATIALNRKVEFYVDNKFIDVETPAHKSDPFVLYVVNYTLPDTANKLIETEFPIHLRYQKAAEDSRYKEVRFGDAYSDVQMLYLCKGPRNSNWKQFPLNSGEWIPASYVKVNKDVVMYVPVGDTNDLPWVSLITHGSVLLGTYYILRRLMATPSPDNAIIRLSPVKC, from the exons atgggTTTAAGCATGAAAACCAAGATAATTCTATTTGCTCTTTATTCGTTGATATTCGTCACGTCTGTTGTGTCGTATTATGGGTTTAAAGGCAGTCAAGATTCAATGCATTACTTGACAATTCATTCGGGAAACATTAATCTTCAAGTGAAAAATGAAGGTTACCACAG AGTTCTCCACACCACCATCACAGCCGACTATGAAACATCGAATCGTAAAGACTGTGCAGTTACATTACGCTATGATTTTCCAGCTGATATTTATGTAGACAAATATGAGTTAGCTACTATTGCCTTGAATCGTAAA GTGGAATTTTATGTTGACAACAAATTTATTGATGTGGAAACACCTGCTCATAAATCTGATCCATTTGTTCTCTATGTTGTCAATTACACACTCCCAGATAcagcaaataaattaatagaaacaGAATTCCCGATTCATTTAAGATACCAAAAAGCAGCTGAGGATAGTCGTTATAAAGAAGTACGATTTGGCGATGCTTATTCAGATGTTCAAATGTTATACTTATGTAAAGGACCAAGAAATTCTAATTGGAAACAATTTCCACTCAATTCCGGAGAATGGATTcct gcCAGTTATGTAAAAGTTAACAAAGATGTTGTAATGTATGTACCAGTGGGTGATACCAATGATTTGCCATGGGTGAGTCTCATTACTCATGGTTCTGTATTGTTGGGTACATATTACATTCTACGCCGTTTAATGGCTACTCCGTCTCCAGATAATGCTATCATCAGACTTTCACCTGTCAAGTGTTAA
- the LOC100569000 gene encoding phosphatidylinositol 4-kinase alpha, which yields MATDEKNFFQKTIQHLARSLASQKEIPWEKMQTIYSLCPQEGHQGVFKMDQRGQDSIIALGIYLLESNFQHVDHILPYLLKLLNGLGKMQWVDEIKYFPRERIPVAERMSFCLNTLLTDVATRYPVSREKIIEAQIKCLSKLSNIIRSAKSDKLNDITKTTLCKATIPCFIGLARAMGRATLSDPPLLCRLFPKPSAPIQQTPVPIPDLNIQKKKSFSNFRSIIPRSLSLNLNLASLDVMTLSSLDPMNDLNNRMIYKSECKLGSQAPTNMSNYFFFKYGSSFNQFPYTRFTDSSIDHKSSTLMFPLGHLQTVLSIAKKILTSDVLGFVDSLALEFHISGESKTFCYRSFSEILNLVIASLLRELLQYQQDLPLPFTKDVQEFIKDLFLNGQTELQSGVLQETSEREEKELHLTTINKFKINVLANAACVDLLVWATRDEAGADNLCGRLMEKINSSNNVKQALAHMPLILVCMEGLGKLSEKFPSIASTCIQCLRDFLVQPSPILSKLNKFHSEKQTPKGLTITVNGVNEVKPISSDHVESQFERLRNSSIENLCIALRAAYTLDPFCVPALLASLSNRLYTAEKSKNDSSLIQANTIVMLGHIAVSLRDTAKTSDTILQFFQQRFCRVPSSIDVLIVDQLGCMIIAKCDMNVYEEIMRMFSTITVEAGNALYSHDQSNQYRHVSGAVINALANIAANIKGENEMNELLVRLLELFVQLGLEGKRASEKAPVANKASSSAGNLGMLIPVIAVLIRRLPAIIQPKPRLHKLFRDFWLYCVVMGFTNDSGLWPSEWFDGVKEIAIKSPCLVTQTST from the exons ATGGctacagatgaaaaaaatttctttCAAAAAACTATCCAGCATTTGGCCCGATCTTTGGCTTCTCAAAAGGAAATACCATGGGAAAAA atgcaaacaatatattcattatGTCCGCAAGAAGGTCATCAAGGGGTGTTCAAGATGGATCAAAGAGGCCAAGATTCTATAATAGCATTGGGAATATACCTCCTAGAGTCAAACTTTCAGCATGTTGATCACATACTACCTTACTTATTAAAGTTGTTGAATGGCTTAGGGAAAATGCAGTGGGTGGATGAGATCAAGTACTTTCCTAGAGAGA GAATACCAGTTGCTGAAAGAATGAGTTTTTgtcttaatacattattaacagATGTCGCAACTCGTTATCCAGTTTCTagagaaaaaataattgaagcACAGATAAAATGCCTCAGTAAACtatccaatattattagatCAGCTAAATCTGACAAGCTAAATGATATAACTAAGA ctaCATTATGCAAAGCTACCATTCCATGTTTTATCGGCTTGGCTAGGGCAATGGGACGAGCAACCTTGAGTGATCCTCCACTATTATGTCGTTTATTTCCAAAACCTAGTGCTCCAATTCAACAAACTCCAGTCCCTATACCTgatttaaacatacaaaaaaagaaaagtttctCAAATTTTcg ctctATCATTCCTCGATCGCTatctctaaatttaaatttagcttCACTAGACGTAATGACATTAAGTTCGCTGGATCCAATGAATGATCTCAA tAATAGAATGATATACAAATCAGAATGTAAACTGGGTTCCCAAGCGCCGACAAATATGTCTAATTACTTTTTCTTTAAATACGGATCAAGTTTTAACCAATTTCCATATACAAGATTCACTGACTCATCTATTGATCACAAATCATCAACGTTAATGTTTCCCTTGGGTCACCTACAA acTGTTTTATCGATTGCAAAAAAAATTCTTACCTCTGATGTTTTGGGGTTTGTGGATAGTTTAGCTCTTGAATTTCACATATCTGGGGaaagtaaaacattttgttatcgAAGTTttagtgaaatattaaatttagtcaTTGCTTCATTATTGAGAGAGTTACTTCAATATCAACAAG ATTTACCATTACCATTTACTAAAGACGTTCAAGAatttataaaagatttattCTTGAATGGTCAAACCGAGTTACAGTCTGGTGTATTACAAGAAACATCTGAACGTGAAGAAAAAGAACTAcatttaacaacaataaataaatttaaaataaatgttttagcTAATGCAGCTTGTGTGGATTTATTGGTTTGGGCAACAAGGGATGAAGCtg GTGCTGATAATTTATGTGGTCGtttaatggaaaaaattaaCTCAAGTAATAATGTAAAACAAGCATTAGCACATATGCCATTGATACTAGTTTGTATGGag GGTTTAGGTAAATTGTCTGAAAAATTTCCAAGTATAGCCAGTACTTGCATTCAATGTCTCCGTGATTTTCTTGTTCAACCATCaccaattttatcaaaattaaacaaatttcacTCTGAAAAACAAACTCCTAAAGGATTAACAATCACAG ttaacgGTGTTAATGAGGTAAAACCAATATCATCAGATCATGTTGAATCACAGTTTGAAAGACTCCGAAATTCATCGATTGAAAATCTTTGTATTGCATTAAGAGCAGCATATACATTAGATCCTTTTTGTGTGCCAGCACTTTTAGCATCTTTATCTAATCGATTGTATACTgccgaaaaatctaaaaa TGATTCATCGTTAATACAAGCAAATACTATAGTGATGTTAGGCCATATTGCAGTTAGTTTAAGAGATACTGCAAAGACATCGGATactattttgcaatttttccaGCAACGATTCTGTCGTGTTCCTAGTTCTATTGATGTACTTATTGTTGATCAGCTTGGATGTATGATTATTGCAAAATGCGAT atgAATGTTTACGAAGAGATAATGCGTATGTTTTCGACAATTACTGTAGAAGCTGGCAATGCTTTATACAGTCATGATCAATcaaatcaatatag ACATGTTTCAGGAGCAGTTATTAATGCCTTGGCTAATATTGCTGCTAATATTAAGGGTGAAAATGAAATGAATGAACTTCTTGTTagattattagaattatttgtTCAGCTTGGTCTTGAAGGAAAACGAGCTTCAGAAAAAGCACCAGTTGCTAATAAA GCATCTAGTAGTGCTGGGAATTTAGGAATGCTAATTCCGGTAATTGCAGTACTAATACGTCGCTTACCAGCTATTATACAGCCCAAACCACGATTGCATAAGTTATTTAGGGATTTTTGGTTATACTGTGTAGTTATGGGATTTACAAATGACTCTg GATTGTGGCCTAGTGAATGGTTCGATGGCGTAAAAGAAATTGCTATTAAATCACCTTGTCTTGTTACTCAAACTTCAACT